The nucleotide sequence ATGATAAATCATGAATATCTCCCCGCTGTTTATCAGGAGGGTATCCTCAAGCTTAACTGATATACTTCACACCTTTCACTTGCGATATCTCCCTTGATTGCAGATACGATTCTGCCGTTTGTATTAAAAAGATATACTTCCACGTATCCACAGGTCGAAATTTCCGTTAAAATAGTAGAATCGGCAGAAATTGAACATGCAGTGCTGAGTGAGAGCGCAGATCTTGGCCTGTTCTGCATGGACAGCTATCACAGTGAAATCACTTCGCAGATCCTTTACAGAGACAGGGTTATTCTTGCAGCTCCTCATGACGGTGCGGATTCAGAGAATGCGCTGCCGCTTGACCCGGAAGAGCTCTTGACATCAAATTACCTTCTCACACATAATCATCCTGTATACTAGGATTCTCTGTGCCGAGCCGTTAACATGATATTTCCCGGAGTACGGATGATGGAAGTCACTCAGATCCACATCACAAAACGTTTTATCGCAGAAGGGCTTGGCGTTTCCTTTCTTCCTGCCTCAACGGTGCGCAGAGAATTGCTTGAAGGAAGACTGCTTGAAGTGGACTGTCCATTTCTTCCATTGCCTGAAGCTTGTACATATGCCATTATGAAAGACGTTCATAAAAAACAAAAAGAATTTCTAGCTTTTTTAGCGCAATTCAGAATTTGAAGGAGGGCTTACGCCTGATGAAAAAAACGATTGTCTTTACAGGAGGCGGCTCTGCAGGCCACGTGACACCGAATATGGCTATCATTGATGAGCTTGACCGCAGTGCCTGGGACATCCAGTACATTGGTTCAAAAAAAGGAATCGAGAAAGAACTGATTGAAAATATCCAGATTCCGTATCACGGCATTTCGAGCGGGAAATTAAGACGCTACATTGATCTTGAAAACGTGAAGGACATCTTCCGGGTTATGAAGGGCTGCCTTGATGCCAGAAGAGTTTTAAAAAAGCTGAAGCCGTCAGTTGTCTTTTCTAAAGGCGGCTTTGTTACCGTTCCGGTCATTATTGCAGCGAAATCTCTCAACATCCCGGTTTTCATCCACGAAAGTGATATGACCCCCGGACTTGCCAATAAAATTGCCCAGCGCTTTGCGACAAAAATTTTCACATCATTTGAAGAAACACTGGCCTATTTCCCTAAAGAAAAAACCGTTTCAATCGGCTCACCTATCCGCCGCGAAATGTTAAAGGGATCACCAATTAAGGGAAGAGAACTTCTCGGTTTTGATGGAAGAAGACCGGTTCTCACAATTATGGGCGGAAGTCTCGGTGCGAGGAAAATCAATGAAACGGTAAGATCGGCACTGCCGAAGCTGAAAGACTATCAGATCATCCATCTTTGCGGAAAAGGAAACGTGGACGAATCCCTTATCGGCAACAAGGATTACAGACAGTTTGAATATGTTCACGGCGAGCTTTCCCACTATCTTGCAGCCACTGACTACGTCATCACAAGAGGCGGCTCTAACTCAATCTTTGAGTTTTTGGCACTGAAAATACCGATGCTGATCATCCCGCTGACAAGAAGCCAGAGCAGAGGAGACCAGATCATGAACGCCAAATCGTTTGAGAAAAAAGGCTATGCGATGATGCTCGAAGAAGAAAACCTGACAGAGGAATCTCTTCTTACCCATCTGGCCGATCTGAAAACAAACAAAGTGGACATGAAAGATACGATGAACAGACTGAATAAAAAAGATGCGATCGGCATCCTTGTGGAAGAAATCAATAAGATTGGATAGCTAAACAAACACGTCATGTCAAATGGCGTGTTTTTTATCAGGGACGAGGGGGTGTTTTCATGAGTGAAAAAAAGCAAACCGGTGTTGACAAGCACAATCAGCTGGATAAACTCCCATTCAGCTGCAGCAGCACGAAAAACGGCAGCGTGTTTATAAACTATTTTCACAAGCAGGTAAAAACCTTAAAAGGAAAAGAAGCAGAGCAATTCCTGAAAAAGGTGGAGGCTGCAGCAGATGAAAAAGCAAAGCAGCTGATCATGGCTAAAATAACAGGGAATTTTAAACGGGGAAATGAAAAGGGGTAAGCCAAAAAAGGCCAAAGCCGTTTGATTTCAAATATTTTTTGAAAGAGTAATTGAATGCTCAGCGAGGCAGCTGAGCATTTTTTTCGGTTTCAGGCAAATGCGGCTACTATTTTTACATGGTCAAAAACCAACTCGCATCCAAAATCGTCTAAGTAAAGGAAAGGAGGGGGATAAATGGAAGATTGGGCAGCAGATTTCATAGAAGCAAAAGATTATGAAACTCTCATAGATGAAATCATGCATGAATACGGAACTGAAATTCTAAAGCTTGTGTACACTTATGTCCGAAATCAGCAGACAGCTGAAGACCTGACTCAGGACATATTTGTCAAATGCTACAGGTCGCTTCATACATATAACGGAAAATCGAAGCTTAGAACATGGTTATGGAGGATTGCAATCAATAAGTGCAAGGATTATTTAAAGAGCTGGGATTATAAACATATAACTCCGTCAAATGATCACTGGACAGATGCACCTTCAAGTGAGGAAACAGAATACGCCGTCATAAAAAAAGAAGAAGAGTCTGAGCTCTTTTCTGCTGTAATGAACCTTCCTGTAAATTACCGGGAGGTCATCTATCTTTATTATTTTGAAGAGCTTTCCATAGATGAAATCGCCAGGATAACAAGCTGTGCGCCAGGCACGGTAAAAACAAGAATGCGACGTTCAAAACAGCTTTTAAAAGCGGGCCTGAAGGAGGAATTGTAGGTGGAAGAACAATTAAGAAAGCTGAGTAAAAGTTCCGGGAACCAGAATTTTGACAAATTGACGTTTACAGAAAAACACAGAGCAGGCGTATGGAAACGCATCAGCAAACAGGAGAAATCACCATCCTGTCTCCTGAAAGATGTTCTGCAGCTTCTGATTCATGAGAAAACAGGGTATGAACTGAGCGTTCTTCTAAGAGCAAGAGGCAATTCTGTTTTTGATGAAAATGAGGGAGCCATCTACACCTTTCTTCACGAGCTTGAAAAAAAAGAATGGATTCAGGCGTCCTGGCATGGAAACCAATCAAAATTTTATGTGATTACTTCCCGGGGAAAGAAGATATTAAAGCGTGAAGAAAGAAAAGCCGCAGGTACTGAAATTTCCCTCAGTGAACTATTGGAGGGATAAAAATATGATAGAGACAAGGGATTCTTACCTTAGTAAAGTAAAAGAACAAATAAAGTCAAAAGATGCTAGAATGATGGTTGAAATGGAATTAAATGCTCATATAGAAAGCATAAAGGAAGACTGGGTGAAGAATGGTCTCACCGCAGATGAAGCAGAAACAAAAGCAATTGCTCAAATGGGGAATCCTGTAGGAATCGGAAAAGATATGAATAAAATTCACCGGCCAAAAACAGATTGGGTCCTGATTCTTTTATTCACATTTTGTATGGGAGCAGGATTCCTTCCGGTTTTTATTGGAGAGCAGGTTATGCTTATTAATAAAATCCTGATCTCTATAATCGGAGCAATCACTCTATTCGCGTTTATGATGGTCGACTACCGCAGATTGGAAAGGGTTGGCTGGGTTTTTTACATACTGGGAATAGGTTTTTTACTTGTGATACCACCTTTTGCAAACCAAATTATTAATGGGAGTTTATCCATACAGATTGGTTTCTTCAATTTGGAAAGTCTTATAAGCATCCCATTTCTTTTAGTGGGGTGGGCGTCTTTTCTGAATAACCTCAGATTAAAAGTTTGGCAAGCCATTCTTTTGTATATCGTGCCAATACTTCTTTTTGCCCAGCTGCCTGCTGTATCAACCGCTGTATTATATACGGTCATGGTCAGTGCAATGATTTGCTTCAGCAAGTTTTCAAAAAAAGTCATACTATCATTATTGACAGCGGGGAGTGTTCTCGCAGGCCTTTTACTTTTTTCCGTATTTGTCTTCTCATCACCTGAACGAAAAAGTCGTCTTGACGCTTTTCTTAATCCGGAAAAGCATTCACATGAAGGAGGTTTTCCCATCCTTTATATCAGAGACTTGATTCGGGATGCAGGCTGGTTTGGTCAGCCGCAAAATGAATTTCTAATGGGTGATTCACTGACAAATCTTGTCTTTGTTTCCATTACAGCAAGCTTCGGCTGGCTGGTTGCCGGCGCAATTGTCATCCTGCTCTTCCTTTTCAGCTTCCGTCTTGCGGTTTATGTGCCGAGGATGAAACATTCATTTGGAAGATTGCTGTTTGCAGGAGCAATCTCACTTTTTACGATGCAGGTTGCCGTCAATATTGGTATGGCTTTAGGGCTCCTTCCATTGATGACAATGTCTCTTCCGTTTATCAGCTATGGACTGATGCCTGTCCTTTTAAATTCAGCTCTAACCGGCATCGTGCTGAGTGTATATCGGCGAAAAGATCTTATAGGTTTCGAATCCAGGTAATTTAAAGAAAAGAATAAATCGATCGTGCGAAAAAATTCCAGTTGAAGAAACTGGAATTTTTTTATTGGGAAAATATGCATAGCTGCAGTGCGGATTTTTTCAAATTAATATATGTTCTAAAAGCAAATAGAGTGAATTCTATTCAAATTGAAGGCCTGTTACTTTAAATAAACTCTGTTCTAACGAAAACATTCTCTAAAAACTTGAATGCTGATTTAAAACACAAAGTTCAAAATAATGAACTAAAAAAACTATGTTCCAAATAATCATATTAGAAAGAAACAAACTAGTTGCCAAGAAAAGTTAAATCTATCACTTTCAACAAATTGGTTTACATAAGAAGGATACAATCAACAAGGGGATATTTTAATGAATCTCTACCAAGGAGTATGAGCATCATACTCTTTAGAGGGGAGGTGGAGACACATGCCAAACCGCAATGACAATAAGTTCAGAAAGATTGAGTCAGAAAGCCAGAAACAAGGAAAAACGCAGGAAGAATATGCTGCTGAGCTTGACAGCAACCGTGCAAAAAGCCAGCAAAAGAAGAAATAAGCTTTGGAAGGACTGCTGATGGCAGTCTTTTTTTATGGAGCGCTTACGGTTTGTTTTAAAGCGTTGAATGCGCAAAACCTTCTGCGAGGAGTGCACATTTACAGAAAGTGGACTCTTTCTCTTAGGAGGCAGATGGGAATTTTTAAGTAAACATCTGTTTCCGGCAAGGAACGAATTCTCTTTTTCAAGTAAAAGAGGCATTTCTGCAAGCATTCCTCCCTATATGGCAAGTATCGACCCCGGTGCTGCCTACGATCCTCGTTTTCAACCATTCAATGCCCAAAACCTTCTTCGAACAGTGCACCTTTCTATCAAAAAGGCAGCTGGAAGCTTTCTTAAGACAAAACAAAAGAGGCACCCCGGAGGGTCCCTCAATAATTTAGTATGTTATCGCATTTTTCTATCCGAAGCATGGAGAGGCATTGGTTTGAGAATCACTTTTATTGATTTTGGCATTTCGAAGTCTTCCTGTGCCTGTTTAAAATACCTGTACATCGCCTTGCTTCCGGCTGCATTGGCCGAGTGGATGGTAATGCGGTTTGCATAAAGATGATGCCTGACCATGTAATGTACCAGCATGAGCCCGTTTCTGGTCTTGCTGACCAGATCGTGATCAAGGGACAGATGGTCTACGCGATTAGTTTCTAAAAGCGCAATGCATTGGTCTATATCTTCCGCCAAAACATATCCGCTGGGGCAGGTCCGGTAATCATCCATAAAGACACTGATAGTCATGATGATTTCCTCCGATCTCATGTGACCTGACTTCAGTGTAACATACTTGCGTCTATTTAACAGGAGAAGAATTTCCATTCGAGTGAAAGAGACAAAGAAAGTCAAAAAGCCCGCCAATCTGCAGTAAAAGGTGTATTATCACTTTTTTTCGCAAGGGATTTATTCGAAATATATTGAATTATACATTCAAATTATTTAGAATGATAAGAAAGGAGTTGGAAAAAATATGAATCTGTTGAATACTTCATTTGAACGGTCATCATACGGTGTTCAGATTAAAACATCATTGCTGTTTGAAAGTGCTCTTGGCATCGCCATGATTACCTATCCAAAGCTTCATGATCAGCTTGAAATGAAGAGGGTGGAACTGGATGAGCTCAAGAAAAGCCTTTCGATTGAACTGACAGCAGAGCTGGACTACTGCCACGAGCACAACACGTGGAAAATGCTGCTTCAGTTGCTTCATGTTAAGGATTTCTCAAGTCCCGGTGAATTTTATCAGTTTTTAAGGTCACTTTCAGAGAGTGAGCTTAAGTATTACGCACTGCCTTTTGTGGATATCATGCAGGAAAATAACCGTCTCGCAGCTTCTAAAGGGGATAAGGAAGCTGAAAATGATTTGGTTCTGGCCTGCAAGGGACATGCCTTTTTTCCGCAAATGATTCATTTTGTATGCAGCAGCAGGCAAGCTGAACTGCTAAAACATCTTCATGCGCTATTGGATGGGTGGTATAACGAAGTCATTCTCCCTAAAAAAGAATGGACCAGTGGTGTTCTGGAACGGGATGTTTTTGAAAAGAGGCGCATCAGCCAATTGGAAAGTCCTCATAAAACGGTCCTGAAAGCTGCTGGAATTGATTATAAACCCGAACAGGGGATTGCCGATGTGATCTTAATTCCTCACGTGGCTTACAGACCCTGGACGATACAGGCAGACCTGCCTGCTGCAAAAGTTTTTTACTATCCTGTAAGCGACAGCAGTTTGATGAAGAGCACGGATCCTTTTGAACCGTCAGGACAGCTTGTGCAGAAGCTTAAAGCAATTGGGG is from Bacillus sp. FSL H8-0547 and encodes:
- a CDS encoding undecaprenyldiphospho-muramoylpentapeptide beta-N-acetylglucosaminyltransferase, with translation MMKKTIVFTGGGSAGHVTPNMAIIDELDRSAWDIQYIGSKKGIEKELIENIQIPYHGISSGKLRRYIDLENVKDIFRVMKGCLDARRVLKKLKPSVVFSKGGFVTVPVIIAAKSLNIPVFIHESDMTPGLANKIAQRFATKIFTSFEETLAYFPKEKTVSIGSPIRREMLKGSPIKGRELLGFDGRRPVLTIMGGSLGARKINETVRSALPKLKDYQIIHLCGKGNVDESLIGNKDYRQFEYVHGELSHYLAATDYVITRGGSNSIFEFLALKIPMLIIPLTRSQSRGDQIMNAKSFEKKGYAMMLEEENLTEESLLTHLADLKTNKVDMKDTMNRLNKKDAIGILVEEINKIG
- a CDS encoding sigma-70 family RNA polymerase sigma factor; translated protein: MEDWAADFIEAKDYETLIDEIMHEYGTEILKLVYTYVRNQQTAEDLTQDIFVKCYRSLHTYNGKSKLRTWLWRIAINKCKDYLKSWDYKHITPSNDHWTDAPSSEETEYAVIKKEEESELFSAVMNLPVNYREVIYLYYFEELSIDEIARITSCAPGTVKTRMRRSKQLLKAGLKEEL
- a CDS encoding cyclic-phosphate processing receiver domain-containing protein, whose product is MTISVFMDDYRTCPSGYVLAEDIDQCIALLETNRVDHLSLDHDLVSKTRNGLMLVHYMVRHHLYANRITIHSANAAGSKAMYRYFKQAQEDFEMPKSIKVILKPMPLHASDRKMR
- a CDS encoding PadR family transcriptional regulator, whose product is MEEQLRKLSKSSGNQNFDKLTFTEKHRAGVWKRISKQEKSPSCLLKDVLQLLIHEKTGYELSVLLRARGNSVFDENEGAIYTFLHELEKKEWIQASWHGNQSKFYVITSRGKKILKREERKAAGTEISLSELLEG
- a CDS encoding FtsW/RodA/SpoVE family cell cycle protein codes for the protein MIETRDSYLSKVKEQIKSKDARMMVEMELNAHIESIKEDWVKNGLTADEAETKAIAQMGNPVGIGKDMNKIHRPKTDWVLILLFTFCMGAGFLPVFIGEQVMLINKILISIIGAITLFAFMMVDYRRLERVGWVFYILGIGFLLVIPPFANQIINGSLSIQIGFFNLESLISIPFLLVGWASFLNNLRLKVWQAILLYIVPILLFAQLPAVSTAVLYTVMVSAMICFSKFSKKVILSLLTAGSVLAGLLLFSVFVFSSPERKSRLDAFLNPEKHSHEGGFPILYIRDLIRDAGWFGQPQNEFLMGDSLTNLVFVSITASFGWLVAGAIVILLFLFSFRLAVYVPRMKHSFGRLLFAGAISLFTMQVAVNIGMALGLLPLMTMSLPFISYGLMPVLLNSALTGIVLSVYRRKDLIGFESR
- a CDS encoding metalloregulator ArsR/SmtB family transcription factor encodes the protein MNLLNTSFERSSYGVQIKTSLLFESALGIAMITYPKLHDQLEMKRVELDELKKSLSIELTAELDYCHEHNTWKMLLQLLHVKDFSSPGEFYQFLRSLSESELKYYALPFVDIMQENNRLAASKGDKEAENDLVLACKGHAFFPQMIHFVCSSRQAELLKHLHALLDGWYNEVILPKKEWTSGVLERDVFEKRRISQLESPHKTVLKAAGIDYKPEQGIADVILIPHVAYRPWTIQADLPAAKVFYYPVSDSSLMKSTDPFEPSGQLVQKLKAIGDEKRLRILKLLVKKELTLKEVTALVGMGKTTVHHHLTLLKAAGLVHVKGSVYKAAEDSIKGIEKEIFTFLHKET